The following are from one region of the Sorghum bicolor cultivar BTx623 chromosome 2, Sorghum_bicolor_NCBIv3, whole genome shotgun sequence genome:
- the LOC8054561 gene encoding NADPH-dependent aldehyde reductase-like protein, chloroplastic, producing the protein MAESKWNGGGVDATAAMMLHGRVAIVTGGAGGIGSAVSKHLASLGARVVVAYIGDPAPALSLVSGINSSHPGESLSQQPRAIAVEADVSDAAQVKALFDAAAAAFGEELHILVTLAAVLDYSYPPLAETSEATFDATFGTNTRGTFLCCREAARRLVRDGRGRIVTFSSSGVGSLRPGYSAYAASKAAVEVMTKILARELRGTGITANVVAPGSTGTPMMYTGKTEDDMQRYIAEAPLGRLGMPEDIAPLVSFLASDAGHWVNAQVLRCNGGTI; encoded by the coding sequence ATGGCTGAATCCAAGTGGAATGGCGGCGGTGTCGATGCGACGGCAGCGATGATGCTCCACGGCCGCGTAGCCATTGTCACCGGTGGTGCCGGCGGCATCGGCTCGGCCGTGTCGAAGCACCTGGCGTCGCTCGGCGCGCGCGTCGTGGTGGCGTACATCGGCGACCCGGCGCCTGCTCTGTCGCTGGTGAGCGGCATCAACTCCAGCCACCCCGGCGAGAGCCTCAGCCAGCAGCCGCGTGCCATCGCGGTGGAGGCGGACGTGTCGGACGCGGCGCAGGTAAAGGCGCTGttcgacgcggcggcggcggccttcgGCGAGGAGCTCCACATCCTGGTGACGCTGGCGGCGGTGCTGGACTACTCCTACCCGCCGCTGGCGGAGACCAGCGAGGCGACGTTCGACGCCACGTTCGGCACCAACACGCGCGGCACCTTCCTGTGCTGCCGCGAGGCGGCCAGGCGGCTGGTCCGCGACGGCCGCGGCCGCATCGTGACCTTCTCTTCGTCGGGGGTCGGGTCGCTGCGCCCTGGCTACTCGGCGTACGCGGCGAGCAAGGCGGCGGTGGAGGTGATGACCAAGATCCTggcgcgcgagctgcgcggcaCGGGGATCACGGCCAACGTGGTGGCGCCAGGGTCCACGGGGACACCCATGATGTACACCGGCAAGACGGAGGATGACATGCAGCGGTACATCGCCGAGGCGCCGCTGGGCCGGCTCGGCATGCCCGAGGACATCGCGCCGCTCGTCAGCTTCCTCGCTAGTGATGCTGGCCATTGGGTCAACGCCCAGGTCCTGCGCTGCAACGGTGGCACCATCTAG